CGATCATTCCGTTCTTGCGCGGCATCTGGCCGGTCAGTAGGCACGCACGACTCGGCGAGCACGTCGGGCTCGGCGTGTGTGCGTCTTCGAACAGGACGCCGTCGGTGGCGAGTCGTGTGAAGTTGGGCGTCGGATGCGGATGACCGTACGGTTCGATCCAGCGACCGGTGTCGTGGCTGTGCAGGTAGACGATGTTCATGAGCGGTTGGTGGTGATGTGGTGAGTACCGGCTGCGAGCTGCGTGACGGAGAAGTCGAAGCCGGCCGGGGTAGAAACATCGGCGACAGTGCCCGTTGGTAGCGTGATGGTCCAATGCAATCGGTTGTCGGTAAGTCGCCAGCTGCTCTCGATCCGACCGCGGGGACCGTCGTGGTGCGCCCGTGTCCATGTGATCGGGCCAACGCCATGCGGCCGCATGAGCAGGCGGTCCAAGCCCACTGCGCCCGGGTGCGGATCAATACCAGCGATGCAATGCCAGAACGTTTCGCAGATCGACGCGAGCGGTGGATGGTTCCGCGAGCGTTCGCGGTGTGCCATGCTTCCGGGTGGGACCAGGTATTCGTAGAGCGTGGTGGCGCCATCGTGCTTCAGCGACCAAAGCAAACTCGGGAAGCGGTCATTCACCAACATCGCGACAGCCTCCTCGGCGGGCGCATGGCGGAGCATCGCGTCTGCGATCCGGCGGTGGCCAAAGAAGCCGCCGACATTCAGTCCGCGCTGTTCGGCGATCCCGCGCCGCAGTGGCCCGGCGTCCTCGGTCAGCCCGAGCTGCAACGCCGCGGCGTCGGCAGTCGGATGGTGATAGTCGCCGAAGCGACGTTGGTAAGAAGCGGCGACTTCGACCCGAGTCGCTTCATAGCCATGCGGATCATCCAGTATTCCACCGAGCCGGATCGCCGCGTCCAGCAGGTCGATCAGCACCAGCGTCTGGTACACCGACTTGTCACAAACAGGGATCGGCTCGCCATCGTCGTGCACTTCCAGAGCCGCATGATCACCCCACGCGGCCGGCGGCATGACGCCGTCATCGAGCTTCTCCAAAGCCTGATCCAGCACCCGCCGCAGCGTCGGCCAGCAACGTCGGGCCGGCCGACTGTCCCCCCGGTACCGCCACAACCGCAGGGGCACTTGACCCACCAACGACTGCCAGCCGAGATCATCGACCGGTGGGTGCAGCCGCCGGCCGACCGAGATGCAGAACGGCGTCCCGTCCGGCTGCAGCGTGTCGAGCGTGTCGGTCAGGCTCTTCTCGTACATCGCCGCCGCGTCGTAGTTGAGCAGGCCGAAGTCGCAGGCGATCTCCAAGTCCGCGTGCCAGGCGCAGCGTTCGCGATGCGGGCAGTCGGTCAGCAGTCCGTGGGCGTTGCCAAGGTAGCTGCGTCGGCTCGCGATGAACAGGTCGTTCAGACCGTCCGCGCTGCAAGCGAAGTCGCCGACGAACGTGAGGTCGTTGTGGATGACGTGGGCGATGAGCTCGACGCCGTCGGCATCGTCGAGGCCGCTGAGCTGGACGTAGCGAAAGCCGTGATAGGTGAAGGCCGCTTCGTGGCAGTCCGGACGAGTGACGGTGAAGCGGTCGAGCTGTGCGACGCGTGTGGCGCGGACGCCAGTGGAGAGGTCATCGACGCGACCGTCCGCGTGCAGCGTCTCGGCGTGACGCAGCAGCAGCGTCCGGCCGACGAGCGCCAAGTCGTTCATCGCCACACTCACACGGCCCACGAGATTCACACCAAAGTCGTAGACGAACACGCCGGGATACGGTTCGGTCCGACCGACGCTACGGACGGTCGCAACCTTGCGGCATGGGGGGATCGGGCTGGGCTCGACAGCCACGTCCTCCGCACTCACCTTCACCGCCGACCAGTCGTGGAGCTGGTTGTCGTGTCGACCGTCGAAGTCCTCACCGGCGTAGACGTTGCTGCGTGTGATCGGACTGGTGGCAGCCTGCCACGATTCATCGCTGCAGACGCGGCGTTTCGTGCCATCGGTGTGGACAATCTCCAGCACAGCGCGAAGACGTGGCGGCCCATGCCACGGCCGGATCATCGGCCACCACGCTCGGTCCTGACCATACCAGCCGTCGGCCAGTTCGAACCCCAATACGAATGGCCCCTCCGATCGACTCTGCCACCACTGCGTCAGGTCCAGCGTCGTCGAGTAAGCCCGCCGCTTGTAGTTGCTCGGCGGCGGATCGAGCGTCGGAAGCGATTCGGTGAACCCGTCGAGCATCGGCCGCGCCCAGCCGAGCGCGGCGTAGTGCAACGTCATCGAGCGAACCGGTTTCTCCACGTTGACGTGCTTTCTCAGGCGCACGACCGGCCGCGTCTTCGGATAACACCGCGGCGGACGCGCGAATTCACCGACGACCGCCATGCCATGCCCGTTCGGTAACGGACCGTCCGCTTCCAGCTCCGGCAACGCCCCGGTCGACAGCGGATGCGCGGCCGTATCCACGATGTCTGCATGCCACTCTGCATCCGTGCCAATAAGCAACCGCTCGCCGTTGCTCAACCAAAGGTCCAGTCCGCACGCGACCTCGAACGGCCCTGGCGTCGCCATGAAGTCGTGCACCGGCTCGGCACCGGGCAATCCCTCGCCCGCGACCGGCTTTCGGGCCTCGAGCCAAATCACATTCTCGCCCGGGCCCAAGAACGTCGCCGCCTCCCCCTCGACGCTCGGCAGACCGCCCGGCGAAGTCTGGTAGCCAAAGCGCGGCAAGCCGTGAGTGTTCGCTTTCCATTCCACTTGCCCGGCGGACGTGTCACTTACCGCAATGACAACGCGACCGTCTACGACGATCACGCCCGGCGGCAGCGTGAATCGCCGCACCAGCCGCACGACCTCGCCCTCGCCCGGCTCCACACACAGCCAACGGCCAACCTCGCCCGCATCATAAACACCGTCGTTCTCGACCGACGCGTGTCCACCGATCCACCGGCTCTTAGCCCAGTCAGTCAAGGTGAAACACCTCTGTGAGCGGCGTCATCGCCTTGTCCGCCGCACCCTCGTCCAGTGGTTCGAAGTAGTCGATCATCGCCGCCTGCCAGCGGGCGTTGATCGCCTCGTCCTGCATGCCCGCGACGGCCGCGGCGAAGTCCGGCGTCTCGACGTAGCCGATGAGCAGCCCGTCGTCGCGCAGGAAAAGCGTGTAATTGTGCCAGCCGTGGCGGCTCAGTGCGTCGCGCATCTCCTGCCACACCTCGGTGTGGGCAGCGCGATAGGCGCCAACTCTGTCGGGGCGGACGTTGAGTGTAAAGCAGACGCGTTGGCGGTTCATGGGCGTAGCTCGGTGATGGTCAGGTCGTCGTAGCGGGCACGGGTCCATTGCATTTGCCGCAAGCCGAAGCGTCCGCCGGTCGGATCGCCGAGCGATGCAGACATCACCACGCGCTCGTCGGCAAGAAGCCACATCGCGTCCCGGTCGCGGATCAGCCGCATGCGAACCGGTGCATCGCCGATCGGGAAGGCGGGCGCAATCGCCCGCAGGATCAGGCCAGAGTTCTCGCGCAGGTTCAGCATCCCGCGACCCGGTTCGTGCGGCGGTTGGGCGAAGTAGGAGACGTGCATCGAGTCCAACGGGCCCGCGGTGTAGTCGTTGAAAGTCCCGTCGCGCTGCGGCAGGCGCGGGTCCATCAGATCGGTGATGCCGACAAGACGGGGGCGGGCGTCGAAGAAGATGATCGCGAGGCCGGTTTCGCTTCGGAGGGTGAAGGTCCAGTCGACGACATAGGTGCCGGGCAGAGTCGGCGGGAGCCAAATGGTGCCGTGGCCGTGATCGGGCCGCTGGGCGTCGGGCTTGGTGGACTCGATGAGTAGTTCACCGTCGGCCGCGTTCAGCTTTAGCGGCCCTTCGATCACCCAATCTCCGGGCGTTTGGTCCAAGCTGTTGGCGTAAAGCACCTCGCCGAGTCGGTGGGTCAGGTCCGGAACCGGTGGCTGTTCGACACCGAGAATGCCGCGCAGCTGTGACCCGGCGGGTGACGGTTCCAAGGTCGCGGACCAACCATCAGGTAAATCGCCAACCACGTCCGCTCCATCCGCTGTCACGGCTTTCCAGGCGTCGGTATCCCCGCCGTGAACCAGCACGCCGCCGACGCGCATGTGAATGCTGCCCTCTTCGGCGTCCCAAGACCACGCGAACGTCACCGGCTCATCGGCCGGTAGCACCGGGAGCATCACCAACGACGGCGGGCCGGCCACTCCCTCGGCCCACTGCCACTCGACGACCAAGTGCCGACGATCGTACCGCAAGACCGCCCGCCCCACCCCCGGTCGCTCGGCCAGCGTGTGACGCGCCGTTTCCAACTCGCCCGCTTGCAATGGCTCATCGAGACGCAGCGTGACGTGAAACTCATCTCCTCGCGTCACCGTCGAGAACAACAGCACGACCAGCATCGCACACGTCCATCTCATCGTTGCACCTCCATCACAAACGGCACCGCAGGTAAGCCGGTCTTGTTGAAGAGCGTCGGCGTCGGGTTGTTTGCATACGCGTACCGGACGGTCGCGGCTTCGCCGTTGAAGGCGACCCGAACCGTGTTGTCACGAAGCGTCGCATCGACGACATGGACCTGGCCTTCGCTATCGATGATCTCAAACGCACCACATCCGCGGAGTTCAAGACCCTCGCCGATATGCTCGAAGTCGATGATGATCGCACCGCCTTCTCGACGCGCCGTGATCGGTCGTGGCGACAGCGGCCGGTCGGTGTCGTAGGCCCGCGCCAGCGCCACGTCGGCAAGCCGACGGCCAAGCGTTCGCTTGTTCGTCGGGTGAATGTCATCCGGATCGCCGAGATCGATCGCCACGGCCATGCCTACCCCTGCCAATTCATCGGCAAGGTTTCGCTGCACCTCACGGAACATCGCCCAGTCGTCTTTGGGCGGCTCGAAGTTCGGTAGTTGCGTCGTCACCACTGGCAACGCCTCATCGCGAAAGTTCGATCGCCACGCGTCGACGATTGACGGGAACAGATCCGCGTACCGCGCCGGCATCAGCGCGTTGCTCTCGCCCTGGTACCACAACACGCCCGCAATGCTCAGCGGCTCAAACGGATGTTGCATCGCGTGGTAGATGCCCGACGGCTCGAATCGCTTGCGCCGACTGCGGATCGTCTTGCTCTCGGCGAGTTTGGGCTCGTTGATCTGCATCCACCGCTTCCACCACGCGCGGACCTGCGGTCCGGCCGGGGAGGCGTCGATCGCGTCGGCGGGGAGCCAAGCTTCGATCATCGTTCCGCCGTAGGCCGCTTGCACGATGCCGACCGGTCGACCGGTTGCCTCGTGCAGCGTCACGGCAAAGTGATACGCGACGGCGGAGCGATGCTTGATCAGCGCCGGATCAGCCACCACCCACTCACCCATGCCGGTCGCTTGCGGCTCGGCGGCGGTCGCCTGCTTGATGTTGAACATCCGCACACCGGGCACCGTCGCCCCCGCCTCGACCGCTGGCCACTCGGCCGACTTGAACAGCGGAAAGTTCATGTTGCTCTGCCCCGCGCAGAACCACACGTCTCCCGCCACCACGTTCGAAAGCCGCACTGCCGTCGTTCCCTCGGCCGCGAGTTCGTGTTCGATACCGAGCGCGGGTGCCGGCAGTTCCGCCTCGAACTTCCCGTCGTCGCCGCAGATCGCACGAGCCGATGCGCCGCCGAGGTACAGCCGCACGACCTGCCCCGGTTCGTCCCAGCCCCAGACGTGCACCGGCTTGTCATGCTGCACGACCATGTGGTCGCCGAACGGCGTCCCCAGCACGAGGTCCGCCAACGCCGCCGATGGCGACAACAGCAACGCAATCAGAAACCAACATTTCATGCGGAAGCTCCGGTCAGGGTGGCACGTTCAACAACGTCCGGCAGCGGCCGCAACGCGTCGTCGGAAAGGTCCTCGACGCGCAGCGGCGTCAGTTTGCGGTCGGGGTCAGGGTTCGGCACCGCCGAGAGCAGCACCCGGGTGTACGGATGACGCGGCTCGCGGAAGATGTCCTCGGCCCGCCCCGCCTCGACGATCCGTCCGCGGTGCATCACGATCAGCCGGTCGCACACCTGCCGCACCACCGACAGGTCGTGCGACACGAAGAGATACGTCAGCCCCATCTCCGCCTGCAACTCCGCGAGCAGGTCCAGCACCTGCGCCTGCACTGTCACGTCCAGCGCGCTGACCGACTCATCCGCGACGACGAGCGCCGGGCTGAGGATCAGAGCGCGGGCGATGCCGATGCGCTGACGTTGACCGCCTGAGAAAGCGTGGGGATACCGCAGCAACGCGGAGGTTGGCAGACCGACCCGCTCAAGCATCGCCGCGGCCCGGTCCCGGCGCTCGGCCTTTCCGCAAACCCGATGCACCAGCAATGGCTCGGTGATCAGCTCCTGCACTGTCATCCGCGGGTTCAGCGACGAGTACGGGTCCTGGAAGATCATCTGCATCCGGCGGCGCAGCGGGATGAGCCTGGTGTCATCGATTTGGTCGAGGCGATGCTCCGCGTCGCCATCGCGGAAGATGACTTGTCCGGCGGTCGGTTGCAGCGCGCGGAGGATGCAACGGGCGAGGGTCGTCTTGCCACTGCCGGACTCGCCGACGATGCCGAGCGTTTCGCCGGCAGCAATGTCGAGATCGGCCGAGTCAACGGCGACGAACTCCTTGAACCGCCGCCGCCAGCCGGGCAGCGCGGTGCGGAAGACTTTGCTCAGACCGCGGACTTCGAGCATCGGCTTCATGACGCGACCCTCGCGGTTGGTGTGTCGAGCCGGGGGATGCTGTCGATGAGCTTGCGGGTGTAGTCGTGTTGCGGGTGGAGGATCACCTGCCGCACGTTGCCGCGCTCGACGATCTCACCCTGCCGCATGACGGAGACTTCGTCAGCAACCTGCGCGACGACGCCGAGATCGTGGGTAATGAACAGCACGCTCGTTCCGTTTTGCTCCTGCAGCCCGTTGAGCAACTCGAGGATTTGGGCCTGAACGGTCACGTCGAGCGCGGTGGTGGGCTCGTCGGCGATAATGACTTCGGGCCGTGCTGCCAGCGCCATCGCAATGACCACGCGCTGTCGCATGCCGCCGGACAGTTCGAACGGGTACGCCTTCATCCGTTCGTCCGGGTCGGGCATGCCGACCTGCGCGAGCATCTCAATGCAGCGGTCCCAAGCGGCTCGGCGACCGATCTTCTTGTGCAGTCGCAGCGCTTCGACCAGCTGGCTGCCGACCGTGTGCACCGGTGAGAGCGCGGTCATCGGCTCCTGGAAGATCATGCCGATCCGTCCGCCGCGGACGTCGTAGATCAGCGGGTCCTTCTCACGCAGCGCCGTGATGTCAATCGGCGGAGCGTCCTTCGGGAACAACGTGATGCTGCCACCGACGATGCGACCGGGCGATTGGATCAAACGCATCAGGCTGTAACTCGTGACGCTCTTTCCGCTACCGGACTCGCCGACCAGGGCGAGCGTCTTTCCCCGCGGGAGGTCGAAGCTCACGCCACGCACCGCCTCGGTCACGCCGGTGGCCGAGGTGAAGGACACGCGCAGATCCCGTACTTCGAGAGCATTTTCGTTCATCACGCCCCCTCCCCGTGCGGGTCGGCGGCGTCGCGGATGCCGTCGCCCAGGAAGTTGAACGCGAGCACCGCCAGCACGATGAACACCACCGGCGAAAGCAGCCACGGATAGAACCGCACCGCCTTCACGTCCAAGCAATCCTGCAACATCACGCCCCAGGAAACCACCGGCGGCCGCAGGCCGAGCCCGAGAAACGACAGCGAAGTCTCACCGAGGATCATCACCGGAATCGTCAATGTGACCGCAACAATCAGGTGGGAGGTGAAACCGGGGATCAGATGGCGGAACAACACGCGGCAATGGCTCATGCCCAGCAGCCGCGCGGCCACGGCGTAGTCCTCTTCCCGAAGCGCGAGGATCTTGCCGCGCACCACCCGCGCCAGCGGCGGCCAGTTGAGCAGCGACAACGCCACGGTAATCGCGAAGAACACGCTCACGCTCGACCACTCCGGCGGAAACACCGCCGCCAACGCCAGCCAAAGCGGCAACTGCGGCAACGCGCTGACGATTTCGATGACGCGTTGGATGAAGGTGTCGATCCGTCCCCCGGCATAGCCGGAGAGTCCGCCGATGCTGATGCCCAGCACGAACGTCAAAGCAACGCCGACCAAGCCAATGCTCAGGCTGATACGAGACCCAACGACGATGCGGCTGAAGACATCGCGACCGTACTTGTCCGCACCGAGTACCAGCAGCGGCGCGTCGGACGACGTACCGAGCAGGCGGTGCTTCATCGGAATAAATCCCGCAAGGTAGTACGGCTCCGAAGCCACCAACAACCTTACTGGCAGCGTTGATTCGGCATCTGCTTGATACGTCCGTTGCAGCGTGACCGGGTCGACGTGTTTCACAAGCGCCGTCGCATGCAGGCCGTCCGACCACGACCAAGTGATCGGCGTCGGCGGTGCGTAGGCGTAGTCGATGTGGTAGGCGTTGGGGTCATTAACGCTGACGAACTCGGCGAAGATCGCGACGAGGTAGAGCACCGACAGCACGCCGACCGAGGCGACCGCGAGCTTGTGGCGGAAGAACCGCCGCACGAACAGGCGGCGCGGCGACAGCACCGCTGGGTCGGAATTCGTGATCGTCTTGGCGGGCGCTTCCATCACCGGCTTCCCCCGTCGAAGCGAATCCGCGGGTCCAGCGCCAGCAACAGCA
The sequence above is drawn from the Planctomycetota bacterium genome and encodes:
- a CDS encoding ATP-binding cassette domain-containing protein, translated to MKPMLEVRGLSKVFRTALPGWRRRFKEFVAVDSADLDIAAGETLGIVGESGSGKTTLARCILRALQPTAGQVIFRDGDAEHRLDQIDDTRLIPLRRRMQMIFQDPYSSLNPRMTVQELITEPLLVHRVCGKAERRDRAAAMLERVGLPTSALLRYPHAFSGGQRQRIGIARALILSPALVVADESVSALDVTVQAQVLDLLAELQAEMGLTYLFVSHDLSVVRQVCDRLIVMHRGRIVEAGRAEDIFREPRHPYTRVLLSAVPNPDPDRKLTPLRVEDLSDDALRPLPDVVERATLTGASA
- a CDS encoding ABC transporter ATP-binding protein; this encodes MNENALEVRDLRVSFTSATGVTEAVRGVSFDLPRGKTLALVGESGSGKSVTSYSLMRLIQSPGRIVGGSITLFPKDAPPIDITALREKDPLIYDVRGGRIGMIFQEPMTALSPVHTVGSQLVEALRLHKKIGRRAAWDRCIEMLAQVGMPDPDERMKAYPFELSGGMRQRVVIAMALAARPEVIIADEPTTALDVTVQAQILELLNGLQEQNGTSVLFITHDLGVVAQVADEVSVMRQGEIVERGNVRQVILHPQHDYTRKLIDSIPRLDTPTARVAS
- a CDS encoding sialate O-acetylesterase, which translates into the protein MKCWFLIALLLSPSAALADLVLGTPFGDHMVVQHDKPVHVWGWDEPGQVVRLYLGGASARAICGDDGKFEAELPAPALGIEHELAAEGTTAVRLSNVVAGDVWFCAGQSNMNFPLFKSAEWPAVEAGATVPGVRMFNIKQATAAEPQATGMGEWVVADPALIKHRSAVAYHFAVTLHEATGRPVGIVQAAYGGTMIEAWLPADAIDASPAGPQVRAWWKRWMQINEPKLAESKTIRSRRKRFEPSGIYHAMQHPFEPLSIAGVLWYQGESNALMPARYADLFPSIVDAWRSNFRDEALPVVTTQLPNFEPPKDDWAMFREVQRNLADELAGVGMAVAIDLGDPDDIHPTNKRTLGRRLADVALARAYDTDRPLSPRPITARREGGAIIIDFEHIGEGLELRGCGAFEIIDSEGQVHVVDATLRDNTVRVAFNGEAATVRYAYANNPTPTLFNKTGLPAVPFVMEVQR
- a CDS encoding family 78 glycoside hydrolase catalytic domain, yielding MTDWAKSRWIGGHASVENDGVYDAGEVGRWLCVEPGEGEVVRLVRRFTLPPGVIVVDGRVVIAVSDTSAGQVEWKANTHGLPRFGYQTSPGGLPSVEGEAATFLGPGENVIWLEARKPVAGEGLPGAEPVHDFMATPGPFEVACGLDLWLSNGERLLIGTDAEWHADIVDTAAHPLSTGALPELEADGPLPNGHGMAVVGEFARPPRCYPKTRPVVRLRKHVNVEKPVRSMTLHYAALGWARPMLDGFTESLPTLDPPPSNYKRRAYSTTLDLTQWWQSRSEGPFVLGFELADGWYGQDRAWWPMIRPWHGPPRLRAVLEIVHTDGTKRRVCSDESWQAATSPITRSNVYAGEDFDGRHDNQLHDWSAVKVSAEDVAVEPSPIPPCRKVATVRSVGRTEPYPGVFVYDFGVNLVGRVSVAMNDLALVGRTLLLRHAETLHADGRVDDLSTGVRATRVAQLDRFTVTRPDCHEAAFTYHGFRYVQLSGLDDADGVELIAHVIHNDLTFVGDFACSADGLNDLFIASRRSYLGNAHGLLTDCPHRERCAWHADLEIACDFGLLNYDAAAMYEKSLTDTLDTLQPDGTPFCISVGRRLHPPVDDLGWQSLVGQVPLRLWRYRGDSRPARRCWPTLRRVLDQALEKLDDGVMPPAAWGDHAALEVHDDGEPIPVCDKSVYQTLVLIDLLDAAIRLGGILDDPHGYEATRVEVAASYQRRFGDYHHPTADAAALQLGLTEDAGPLRRGIAEQRGLNVGGFFGHRRIADAMLRHAPAEEAVAMLVNDRFPSLLWSLKHDGATTLYEYLVPPGSMAHRERSRNHPPLASICETFWHCIAGIDPHPGAVGLDRLLMRPHGVGPITWTRAHHDGPRGRIESSWRLTDNRLHWTITLPTGTVADVSTPAGFDFSVTQLAAGTHHITTNRS
- a CDS encoding L-rhamnose mutarotase; its protein translation is MNRQRVCFTLNVRPDRVGAYRAAHTEVWQEMRDALSRHGWHNYTLFLRDDGLLIGYVETPDFAAAVAGMQDEAINARWQAAMIDYFEPLDEGAADKAMTPLTEVFHLD
- a CDS encoding DUF1961 family protein produces the protein MRWTCAMLVVLLFSTVTRGDEFHVTLRLDEPLQAGELETARHTLAERPGVGRAVLRYDRRHLVVEWQWAEGVAGPPSLVMLPVLPADEPVTFAWSWDAEEGSIHMRVGGVLVHGGDTDAWKAVTADGADVVGDLPDGWSATLEPSPAGSQLRGILGVEQPPVPDLTHRLGEVLYANSLDQTPGDWVIEGPLKLNAADGELLIESTKPDAQRPDHGHGTIWLPPTLPGTYVVDWTFTLRSETGLAIIFFDARPRLVGITDLMDPRLPQRDGTFNDYTAGPLDSMHVSYFAQPPHEPGRGMLNLRENSGLILRAIAPAFPIGDAPVRMRLIRDRDAMWLLADERVVMSASLGDPTGGRFGLRQMQWTRARYDDLTITELRP
- a CDS encoding ABC transporter permease; protein product: MEAPAKTITNSDPAVLSPRRLFVRRFFRHKLAVASVGVLSVLYLVAIFAEFVSVNDPNAYHIDYAYAPPTPITWSWSDGLHATALVKHVDPVTLQRTYQADAESTLPVRLLVASEPYYLAGFIPMKHRLLGTSSDAPLLVLGADKYGRDVFSRIVVGSRISLSIGLVGVALTFVLGISIGGLSGYAGGRIDTFIQRVIEIVSALPQLPLWLALAAVFPPEWSSVSVFFAITVALSLLNWPPLARVVRGKILALREEDYAVAARLLGMSHCRVLFRHLIPGFTSHLIVAVTLTIPVMILGETSLSFLGLGLRPPVVSWGVMLQDCLDVKAVRFYPWLLSPVVFIVLAVLAFNFLGDGIRDAADPHGEGA